Below is a genomic region from Sorghum bicolor cultivar BTx623 chromosome 9, Sorghum_bicolor_NCBIv3, whole genome shotgun sequence.
AGTAGTTTATTCATGATATATATCTTAGTTTTCAAGGGATGAAGACTTCCAGTCCATGCTTTCCTGCCTTTGAAGGGGTAACACCGTGAAGCcggctctagtctttgcaaggTCTGTTGTGGAATCAAGGGTTGCACTAGCTGTGGTGGCTGAGATAGGTATAGGTGCGAGTGCGAGTGCGAGTGCCTGTGTTTCCACGTTGAATTTGAGGTGCTCGTGCAGTCTCTTGTTGCCAGTGTCAACACAAATTTCTTCAAGAACCCTGGCATGGTCAGCGAAGAATTTGATAAGCCGCAGTCCAAGGCTGCTGGTGGTGGAGATGCAGTTTGTGTCCAGTCGGAACTGCAGCCCTACTCTTCTCAGAGTGCGCTGCAAGCAGGCGAACGAGCCATCACTGAGTCCAGGGATACCACGAACATCATCATAGGAGTATTCGTCGTCACCAAAAATGCTATCCTCCATGGAGATGTCAGTCTTTGCTTTTTTGCGGCGCACGAAGCGATCGATGGACTTGCTGTAATCCGATCTATCTTTCCTCTTCAACAACTCTGGTCCATATCGTGAATCCCTGACAGGGAAAGCTGACACAGCGTTCAGCTTCAGCATGAATTCACCAAGAACAGGGCAGCAATCGAGCAGGTTGGCTATGGCTATAGCCGTCGTCTCCCTCTCGGGAAAATGTACCGCTACCAGCTCCTCCACGCACTCCTCCATGCGGGGGTCGAACGCCCCTTCAAGCTTCTCCACGTACTCCTCCATGCGGGGGTCGAACGCCCCTTCCAGCTCGAGGCGCTCCATACTGGGGAACGCACACCGCAGCAGGGCGTGCCTCGCCTCGCCAATGGCGGCAATGTTGATGAGGTTGTTCTCCACCTTGAGCTTGATGGTCCTGGCATTGGTGAAGTTGTGCAGGAACTGCCAGAAGAGCGCGCGCATATTGACATCATTGTGGTGGAGGAAGTGCAGGTCCACCCGtgcaacgccgccgccgccggctgccGCCGGCCGTAGAACGAATCGTGGCAAGAGACCCTTGTATTTGAAGGATTGCAGCCTCGGTGCGTCGATCTCGATGGCCCAGTTGCTCTTGCCACGGCGATCTCCTGAACCTTGTACCCCCGCATAGATGCAGCACAAGGACAGCACGAGCGTGGTCACCGCGTGGAAGCTCAGGCGGAGCACCGGTGGTTTTGGTTCTGGAGGCAACGAGAAGATTGAGAGAGACTCCAGTTGCACGGTGGTGAGCTCCGGCGCGGCGTCCAACATCGGCTGGAGAACCTTGGGTTCAACGGAGCAGTAGCTTAGCCGCAGCGTCGTCAGCCGTGGGAGCGCcaaggcggccgccgccgccgttagCGTCAGGTTACACCTGGTCAGGTCCAGGACGCGGAGGGTGTCCGACGACGGGAGTGCGGCGAGTCCATAGATCCCAGCTGTTGTTTCCCTGAGCATGCCGTAggaggcggcgacggcggcgactTGGAGCTCCTCAACGTGTCGCGCCGCTGGGTGGGAGACTAGATCGCTGACCACGTCGGTCTTTGTGAAGTGTGTGTGCCAGTTCCTGCTGCGGTGCAGGAACCGGCTGATGCTGCTGTGGCCGTCGTGGTCGTTGGACTCCACACGCAAGGTGAGCCTTGTGATGGGGACCTCGACGGCGTCGAGCGCAGCCTTGGCGGCGTGGACGAAGGCCTCTTGTTTGGTGAAGAAGGCGTTGTCGGCATCTTCGTCGTAGCTTCGGGAATGAGGGACTTGGACGTCGAGGTTGACGGCGCCAGAAGACCGCCACAGCGATCGCCACCGCCGCGAGAGCAAGCTGGTGCAAGCAGCCTTCCTGAAGGGGACGAAGTAGAGGATGCGCCGGAGAAGGTCGTCGGAGAGCTCGGGCAAGCGGTCCTCGGAGAGCTCGGGCAAGCGGTCGTCGCCGCCCGTCGACATCGTCGGCGCTCGAATTCGGGCGGTGTTGTGAATTGTGATGCGATCTATTCTCACCTTACGACGATCCGTCTTTTATGGATCTCGGCCATCCAAGGATCTGACTTGAGGTCCAAGTCGGTGGCGCATTTTGTGCATCTACAAACCGACTCTGATTTTTTTAGGAAGGAGAAACCgactatatatgttatattgacAAAGTAAATGCACCGACCCTGATCTATGAGCCATCTCCATAAAAGTAAGGGAACCTAGCCCTAAAATCAATCAGATCATcagatacatacatatatatatatataatataggaGGTTAATTTGTGATCCTACGGGCACGGGCATGATGGACAGGTCCCACGCAGCCTCGTCCTCCGGCGGCGCACTGACCAGGAAAGCAAAAATCGAGTCTTCCGGCGGCGGCGATCGCCTGAGCAAGCTCACGGACCACGCGCTCGGCCACGTCCTCTCCTTCCTCCCGGCTGAGGAGGCGGCGCGCGCAGCGATGCTGTCGTCGCGGTGGCGCCACGTTTTCGCCGCCGTGCACACAGTCTCCCTCGTGGAGCCAGAGGGTCC
It encodes:
- the LOC8061912 gene encoding uncharacterized protein LOC8061912; protein product: MSTGGDDRLPELSEDRLPELSDDLLRRILYFVPFRKAACTSLLSRRWRSLWRSSGAVNLDVQVPHSRSYDEDADNAFFTKQEAFVHAAKAALDAVEVPITRLTLRVESNDHDGHSSISRFLHRSRNWHTHFTKTDVVSDLVSHPAARHVEELQVAAVAASYGMLRETTAGIYGLAALPSSDTLRVLDLTRCNLTLTAAAAALALPRLTTLRLSYCSVEPKVLQPMLDAAPELTTVQLESLSIFSLPPEPKPPVLRLSFHAVTTLVLSLCCIYAGVQGSGDRRGKSNWAIEIDAPRLQSFKYKGLLPRFVLRPAAAGGGGVARVDLHFLHHNDVNMRALFWQFLHNFTNARTIKLKVENNLINIAAIGEARHALLRCAFPSMERLELEGAFDPRMEEYVEKLEGAFDPRMEECVEELVAVHFPERETTAIAIANLLDCCPVLGEFMLKLNAVSAFPVRDSRYGPELLKRKDRSDYSKSIDRFVRRKKAKTDISMEDSIFGDDEYSYDDVRGIPGLSDGSFACLQRTLRRVGLQFRLDTNCISTTSSLGLRLIKFFADHARVLEEICVDTGNKRLHEHLKFNVETQALALALAPIPISATTASATLDSTTDLAKTRAGFTVLPLQRQESMDWKSSSLEN